The proteins below come from a single Juglans regia cultivar Chandler chromosome 12, Walnut 2.0, whole genome shotgun sequence genomic window:
- the LOC108994703 gene encoding protein GAMETE EXPRESSED 2 isoform X3, producing MAVLMHLHIVIFLVLAFSLFTATGSDPASSEEESLPKFAFSWLDDKDTFRAGDIANIKIKVLEHADRLDRNAFKPILTVNGKMGNSSYVSGVLFDFEGDPSDWRISFTVITVGLFNVFIEEHNFHVFDSSMHFQVEPGQLYPSACVASWMNLMNEFEAGTRAIILILLKDAFGNNISSTGEDPSLYNFTVSSLYVNGSVASVPNISFMGSNELGYIIIEFIVVQAGDLLLRVEGDNETLRGSPLPFKVNPGPLEVSNCMATWNFEPNGWQLFSKMEIFIYQKDQYGNLVPGLYEFDAEVVEKETNLSIPVADLHFEEVMAGIQLFSFSNLEPGNFLLTIYDIKHNKCISNMPYAYTVFVGSEPTRRLRYVATSQIEMAPSPSFELSNSSTGSTKVQASSFNVVYSPDKSGIYEIYVFCGNVLLNGGHSFTKEVIAGEVNTSLSGVLRFSPKVPRLIKNEIIVQLLDSFQNPVFSQQSRLKLEIVSRNNSEFSSWMFVDNNDGSYTVHYMAKDVGTYEMCASFNGISFSPCPFGVNVYSSEYFPSAYSDTISVWEDESIAFDALANGYFAGDNASIAEYTKPDHGSLVQYGRHLRYTPYKDYYGNDSFSYTMSDINGNLASASVNISVLSIPPQFVSSPSLLQVTEDVLSPRFGGFFGFEIRYSDQMENISIILTAQAGTVFLSPMLMQFWEPMWSGLSVNRGGEEAKDLILEGRVEVINFALQSIQYLGNQNFSGNDTIRISTRNKNGKIDLDVPVIVEPINDPPFIHAPEFIILKGNEDESLIFDRERDEFEFCIGDPDLPTFPGGDINFLVTFSVEVNDGFLVASLPADLIDTTELKLKHSYMWQPLQTYVAISKHFAVKASGIRFRGSVNDCNSIMQRLFYHGGEHGAVLTITLNDMGNHGCYPDCAERVSLPLYTTATVNLIRKRPMSSFVAHALGSAIIIEFLVVFSFGVLLLFFICKCAILLVNERRNRHAKTSEPSILQSSYDRTDATHFTGCFSSSFLPGSQLPNFRKRSSRLSGKGESSRQAFGSFDQSQRTSLPSFKSLAVEKEQSETA from the exons ATGGCGGTCCTAATGCATTTACACATTGTCATTTTTTTGGTCCTGGCTTTCTCTTTGTTCACAGCGACTGGTTCTGACCCTGCAAGTTCAG AGGAAGAATCATTGCCTAAATTTGCTTTCAGTTGGTTGGATGATAAAGACACGTTCCGGGCAGGTGATATCGCAAACATAAAGATTAAAGTACTGGAGCACGCTGACAGGCTTGATAGAAATGCTTTTAAGCCCATTCTTACTGTCAACGGAAAGATGGGGAATAGTTCTTATGTGTCGGGTGTTCTTTTTGATTTTGAGGGCGATCCTAGTGACTGGAGAATTTCCTTCACTGTGATCACTGTCGGGTTATTCAATGTGTTCATTGAGGAACACAATTTCCATGTGTTTGACTCTTCGATGCATTTCCAAGTTGAACCAG GTCAATTGTACCCGTCTGCCTGTGTTGCTTCATGGATGAATCTTATGAATGAGTTTGAAGCGGGGACGAGAGCGATAATTCTGATACTTTTAAAAGATGCATTTGGGAATAATATCTCTTCAACCGGTGAAGACCCAAGTTTGTATAATTTTACTGTATCATCACTTTATGTAAATGGCTCTGTTGCAAGTGTCCCAAACATCAGCTTCATGGGCTCAAATGAATTGGGTTATATCATCATTGAATTTATTGTTGTGCAAGCTGGAGACCTCTTATTACGAGTTGAAGGTGACAATGAAACTTTGAGGGGCTCTCCACTACCGTTTAAGGTGAACCCAG GACCTCTTGAGGTTTCCAATTGTATGGCCACATGGAACTTCGAACCAAATGGATGGCAACTATTCTCAAAGATGGAGATCTTCATATACCAGAAGGATCAATATGGGAACCTTGTTCCAGGATTGTATGAATTTGATGCTGAAGTTGTTGAAAAAGAGACGAACTTGTCTATACCCGTCGCAGATTTACACTTTGAAGAAGTCATGGCAGGAATtcagttattttcttttagcaatTTGGAACCGGGGAACTTCTTGCTCACAATATATGATATCAAGCATAATAAATGCATTTCCAATATGCCATACGCCTACACTGTCTTTGTAG GCAGTGAACCCACAAGAAGATTGAGATATGTTGCCACCAGCCAGATTGAAATGGCTCCTTCACCATCTTTTGAGCTGAGTAACAGT TCTACCGGCAGCACAAAAGTTCAGGCCAGTTCCTTTAATGTGGTGTATTCACCAGACAAGAGTGggatttatgaaatttatgtattttgcgGAAATGTTTTACTGAATGGTGGCCATTCATTCACAAAGGAAGTTATAGCAG GTGAAGTTAATACATCATTGTCAGGGGTTCTGAGATTTTCTCCCAAGGTGCCAAGGctgattaaaaatgaaataatagtgCAGCTCCTGGATTCATTTCAAAACCCTGTTTTCTCACAACAATCAAGGCTGAAATTAGAGATTGTGTCACGCAACAATTCTGAGTTTTCAAGTTGGATGTTTGTGGATAACAATGATGGGTCATACACTGTCCATTATATGGCTAAGGATGTTGGCACTTATGAGATGTGTGCTTCTTTCAATGGCATATCGTTCTCACCCTGCCCCTTTGGGGTCAATGTGTACAGTA GTGAATATTTTCCCTCTGCCTACTCTGACACAATATCAGTTTGGGAGGATGAGTCCATTGCTTTTGATGCTTTAGCAAATGGCTACTTTGCTGGTGATAATGCAAGTATTGCCGAATACACAAaa ccAGATCATGGTTCACTCGTACAGTATGGAAGGCATCTTAGATACACTCCTTACAAAGATTATTATGGGAATGATTCTTTTTCATACACAATGTCTGATATAAATGGCAATCTTGCTAGTGCTTCTGTAAATATTTCTGTTCTCAGTATCCCACCCCAGTTTGTTTCCTCCCCAAGTCTCTTGCAAGTAACTGAAGATGTGCTAAGTCCCAGATTTGG GGGTTTCTTTGGGTTTGAAATAAGATATTCAGATCAGATGGAGAACATCTCTATTATTCTTACTGCACAAGCTGGGACTGTTTTTTTGTCTCCTATGCTGATGCAATTTTGGGAGCCAATGTGGAGTGGACTTTCTGTAAACAGAGGGGGGGAAGAAGCAAAGGACTTGATCTTAGAAGGCCGTGTGGAAGTGATCAATTTTGCGCTTCAGTCAATTCAGTATCTTGG AAATCAGAACTTTAGTGGCAACGATACAATTCGAATCTCTACAAGGAACAAGAATGGAAAAATTGATTTGGATGTTCCCGTTATTGTGGAACCCATTAATGATCCTCCATTTATTCATGCTCCTGAATTTATCATCCTGAAGGGTAACGAAGATGAATCACTGATCTTTGACAGAGAAAGGGACGAGTTTGAGTTTTGCATTGGGGACCCTGATCTTCCTACGTTCCCTG GTGGTGATATTAACTTCTTAGTCACATTTTCTGTGGAAGTTAATGATGGATTTTTAGTCGCTAGTTTACCAGCTGACCTCATCGATACAACTGAACTGAAGCTAAAGCATAGTTATATGTGGCAACCTCTGCAGACATATGTTGCTATCTCAAAACATTTTGCAGTTAAAGCTAGTGGTATAAGGTTTCGAGGCTCGGTTAACGACTGCAACAGTATTATGCAACGGCTTTTTTATCAT GGTGGAGAACATGGTGCTGTTTTGACAATAACACTAAATGATATGGGAAACCATGGGTGTTATCCAGATTGTGCTGAAAGGGTTTCATTGCCTTTATACACTACAGCCACtgtaaatcttataagaaaaagGCCAATGAGTTCCTTCGTAGCTCATG CCCTCGGATCAGCTATCATCATCGAATTTCTTGTGGTATTTTCTTTTGGGGTGTTGCTTCTATTCTTTATATGCAAATGTGCAATTCTCCTagtaaatgaaagaagaaaccgGCACGCAAAGACTTCTGAGCCATCTATTTTGCAAAGCTCCTATGATCGAACT GATGCAACTCACTTCACTGGTTGTTTTTCAAGCTCCTTCTTGCCTGGCAGCCAATTGCCCAACTTTCGTAAGCG GTCAAGCCGTCTATCTGGGAAAGGAGAATCTAGCAGGCAAGCGTTTGGCTCTTTTGATCAAAGCCAGCGGACTTCTCTACCCAGTTTCAAGTCACTTGCTGTCGAGAAAGAGCAAAGTGAAACTGCTTGA
- the LOC108994703 gene encoding protein GAMETE EXPRESSED 2 isoform X2, translating into MAVLMHLHIVIFLVLAFSLFTATGSDPASSEEESLPKFAFSWLDDKDTFRAGDIANIKIKVLEHADRLDRNAFKPILTVNGKMGNSSYVSGVLFDFEGDPSDWRISFTVITVGLFNVFIEEHNFHVFDSSMHFQVEPGQLYPSACVASWMNLMNEFEAGTRAIILILLKDAFGNNISSTGEDPSLYNFTVSSLYVNGSVASVPNISFMGSNELGYIIIEFIVVQAGDLLLRVEGDNETLRGSPLPFKVNPGPLEVSNCMATWNFEPNGWQLFSKMEIFIYQKDQYGNLVPGLYEFDAEVVEKETNLSIPVADLHFEEVMAGIQLFSFSNLEPGNFLLTIYDIKHNKCISNMPYAYTVFVGYCDGLKSVVNGSGLNNSIAGEVAEFTVYLKDLYQYPSAVEVERLQVQIVRESDSYYVSPTISPLHVINGSEPTRRLRYVATSQIEMAPSPSFELSNSSTGSTKVQASSFNVVYSPDKSGIYEIYVFCGNVLLNGGHSFTKEVIAGEVNTSLSGVLRFSPKVPRLIKNEIIVQLLDSFQNPVFSQQSRLKLEIVSRNNSEFSSWMFVDNNDGSYTVHYMAKDVGTYEMCASFNGISFSPCPFGVNVYSSEYFPSAYSDTISVWEDESIAFDALANGYFAGDNASIAEYTKPDHGSLVQYGRHLRYTPYKDYYGNDSFSYTMSDINGNLASASVNISVLSIPPQFVSSPSLLQVTEDVLSPRFGGFFGFEIRYSDQMENISIILTAQAGTVFLSPMLMQFWEPMWSGLSVNRGGEEAKDLILEGRVEVINFALQSIQYLGERDEFEFCIGDPDLPTFPGGDINFLVTFSVEVNDGFLVASLPADLIDTTELKLKHSYMWQPLQTYVAISKHFAVKASGIRFRGSVNDCNSIMQRLFYHGGEHGAVLTITLNDMGNHGCYPDCAERVSLPLYTTATVNLIRKRPMSSFVAHALGSAIIIEFLVVFSFGVLLLFFICKCAILLVNERRNRHAKTSEPSILQSSYDRTDATHFTGCFSSSFLPGSQLPNFRKRSSRLSGKGESSRQAFGSFDQSQRTSLPSFKSLAVEKEQSETA; encoded by the exons ATGGCGGTCCTAATGCATTTACACATTGTCATTTTTTTGGTCCTGGCTTTCTCTTTGTTCACAGCGACTGGTTCTGACCCTGCAAGTTCAG AGGAAGAATCATTGCCTAAATTTGCTTTCAGTTGGTTGGATGATAAAGACACGTTCCGGGCAGGTGATATCGCAAACATAAAGATTAAAGTACTGGAGCACGCTGACAGGCTTGATAGAAATGCTTTTAAGCCCATTCTTACTGTCAACGGAAAGATGGGGAATAGTTCTTATGTGTCGGGTGTTCTTTTTGATTTTGAGGGCGATCCTAGTGACTGGAGAATTTCCTTCACTGTGATCACTGTCGGGTTATTCAATGTGTTCATTGAGGAACACAATTTCCATGTGTTTGACTCTTCGATGCATTTCCAAGTTGAACCAG GTCAATTGTACCCGTCTGCCTGTGTTGCTTCATGGATGAATCTTATGAATGAGTTTGAAGCGGGGACGAGAGCGATAATTCTGATACTTTTAAAAGATGCATTTGGGAATAATATCTCTTCAACCGGTGAAGACCCAAGTTTGTATAATTTTACTGTATCATCACTTTATGTAAATGGCTCTGTTGCAAGTGTCCCAAACATCAGCTTCATGGGCTCAAATGAATTGGGTTATATCATCATTGAATTTATTGTTGTGCAAGCTGGAGACCTCTTATTACGAGTTGAAGGTGACAATGAAACTTTGAGGGGCTCTCCACTACCGTTTAAGGTGAACCCAG GACCTCTTGAGGTTTCCAATTGTATGGCCACATGGAACTTCGAACCAAATGGATGGCAACTATTCTCAAAGATGGAGATCTTCATATACCAGAAGGATCAATATGGGAACCTTGTTCCAGGATTGTATGAATTTGATGCTGAAGTTGTTGAAAAAGAGACGAACTTGTCTATACCCGTCGCAGATTTACACTTTGAAGAAGTCATGGCAGGAATtcagttattttcttttagcaatTTGGAACCGGGGAACTTCTTGCTCACAATATATGATATCAAGCATAATAAATGCATTTCCAATATGCCATACGCCTACACTGTCTTTGTAG GTTATTGTGATGGATTGAAAAGTGTTGTCAATGGATCTGGTTTAAATAACTCGATTGCTGGGGAAGTAGCAGAGTTCACGGTTTATTTGAAGGATCTTTATCAATACCCCTCAGCAGTTGAAGTAGAAAGGCTTCAAGTACAAATCGTTAGGGAAAGTGATTCCTATTATGTATCTCCAACCATATCTCCACTGCATGTCATCAACG GCAGTGAACCCACAAGAAGATTGAGATATGTTGCCACCAGCCAGATTGAAATGGCTCCTTCACCATCTTTTGAGCTGAGTAACAGT TCTACCGGCAGCACAAAAGTTCAGGCCAGTTCCTTTAATGTGGTGTATTCACCAGACAAGAGTGggatttatgaaatttatgtattttgcgGAAATGTTTTACTGAATGGTGGCCATTCATTCACAAAGGAAGTTATAGCAG GTGAAGTTAATACATCATTGTCAGGGGTTCTGAGATTTTCTCCCAAGGTGCCAAGGctgattaaaaatgaaataatagtgCAGCTCCTGGATTCATTTCAAAACCCTGTTTTCTCACAACAATCAAGGCTGAAATTAGAGATTGTGTCACGCAACAATTCTGAGTTTTCAAGTTGGATGTTTGTGGATAACAATGATGGGTCATACACTGTCCATTATATGGCTAAGGATGTTGGCACTTATGAGATGTGTGCTTCTTTCAATGGCATATCGTTCTCACCCTGCCCCTTTGGGGTCAATGTGTACAGTA GTGAATATTTTCCCTCTGCCTACTCTGACACAATATCAGTTTGGGAGGATGAGTCCATTGCTTTTGATGCTTTAGCAAATGGCTACTTTGCTGGTGATAATGCAAGTATTGCCGAATACACAAaa ccAGATCATGGTTCACTCGTACAGTATGGAAGGCATCTTAGATACACTCCTTACAAAGATTATTATGGGAATGATTCTTTTTCATACACAATGTCTGATATAAATGGCAATCTTGCTAGTGCTTCTGTAAATATTTCTGTTCTCAGTATCCCACCCCAGTTTGTTTCCTCCCCAAGTCTCTTGCAAGTAACTGAAGATGTGCTAAGTCCCAGATTTGG GGGTTTCTTTGGGTTTGAAATAAGATATTCAGATCAGATGGAGAACATCTCTATTATTCTTACTGCACAAGCTGGGACTGTTTTTTTGTCTCCTATGCTGATGCAATTTTGGGAGCCAATGTGGAGTGGACTTTCTGTAAACAGAGGGGGGGAAGAAGCAAAGGACTTGATCTTAGAAGGCCGTGTGGAAGTGATCAATTTTGCGCTTCAGTCAATTCAGTATCTTGG AGAAAGGGACGAGTTTGAGTTTTGCATTGGGGACCCTGATCTTCCTACGTTCCCTG GTGGTGATATTAACTTCTTAGTCACATTTTCTGTGGAAGTTAATGATGGATTTTTAGTCGCTAGTTTACCAGCTGACCTCATCGATACAACTGAACTGAAGCTAAAGCATAGTTATATGTGGCAACCTCTGCAGACATATGTTGCTATCTCAAAACATTTTGCAGTTAAAGCTAGTGGTATAAGGTTTCGAGGCTCGGTTAACGACTGCAACAGTATTATGCAACGGCTTTTTTATCAT GGTGGAGAACATGGTGCTGTTTTGACAATAACACTAAATGATATGGGAAACCATGGGTGTTATCCAGATTGTGCTGAAAGGGTTTCATTGCCTTTATACACTACAGCCACtgtaaatcttataagaaaaagGCCAATGAGTTCCTTCGTAGCTCATG CCCTCGGATCAGCTATCATCATCGAATTTCTTGTGGTATTTTCTTTTGGGGTGTTGCTTCTATTCTTTATATGCAAATGTGCAATTCTCCTagtaaatgaaagaagaaaccgGCACGCAAAGACTTCTGAGCCATCTATTTTGCAAAGCTCCTATGATCGAACT GATGCAACTCACTTCACTGGTTGTTTTTCAAGCTCCTTCTTGCCTGGCAGCCAATTGCCCAACTTTCGTAAGCG GTCAAGCCGTCTATCTGGGAAAGGAGAATCTAGCAGGCAAGCGTTTGGCTCTTTTGATCAAAGCCAGCGGACTTCTCTACCCAGTTTCAAGTCACTTGCTGTCGAGAAAGAGCAAAGTGAAACTGCTTGA
- the LOC108994703 gene encoding protein GAMETE EXPRESSED 2 isoform X1, which translates to MAVLMHLHIVIFLVLAFSLFTATGSDPASSEEESLPKFAFSWLDDKDTFRAGDIANIKIKVLEHADRLDRNAFKPILTVNGKMGNSSYVSGVLFDFEGDPSDWRISFTVITVGLFNVFIEEHNFHVFDSSMHFQVEPGQLYPSACVASWMNLMNEFEAGTRAIILILLKDAFGNNISSTGEDPSLYNFTVSSLYVNGSVASVPNISFMGSNELGYIIIEFIVVQAGDLLLRVEGDNETLRGSPLPFKVNPGPLEVSNCMATWNFEPNGWQLFSKMEIFIYQKDQYGNLVPGLYEFDAEVVEKETNLSIPVADLHFEEVMAGIQLFSFSNLEPGNFLLTIYDIKHNKCISNMPYAYTVFVGYCDGLKSVVNGSGLNNSIAGEVAEFTVYLKDLYQYPSAVEVERLQVQIVRESDSYYVSPTISPLHVINGSEPTRRLRYVATSQIEMAPSPSFELSNSSTGSTKVQASSFNVVYSPDKSGIYEIYVFCGNVLLNGGHSFTKEVIAGEVNTSLSGVLRFSPKVPRLIKNEIIVQLLDSFQNPVFSQQSRLKLEIVSRNNSEFSSWMFVDNNDGSYTVHYMAKDVGTYEMCASFNGISFSPCPFGVNVYSSEYFPSAYSDTISVWEDESIAFDALANGYFAGDNASIAEYTKPDHGSLVQYGRHLRYTPYKDYYGNDSFSYTMSDINGNLASASVNISVLSIPPQFVSSPSLLQVTEDVLSPRFGGFFGFEIRYSDQMENISIILTAQAGTVFLSPMLMQFWEPMWSGLSVNRGGEEAKDLILEGRVEVINFALQSIQYLGNQNFSGNDTIRISTRNKNGKIDLDVPVIVEPINDPPFIHAPEFIILKGNEDESLIFDRERDEFEFCIGDPDLPTFPGGDINFLVTFSVEVNDGFLVASLPADLIDTTELKLKHSYMWQPLQTYVAISKHFAVKASGIRFRGSVNDCNSIMQRLFYHGGEHGAVLTITLNDMGNHGCYPDCAERVSLPLYTTATVNLIRKRPMSSFVAHALGSAIIIEFLVVFSFGVLLLFFICKCAILLVNERRNRHAKTSEPSILQSSYDRTDATHFTGCFSSSFLPGSQLPNFRKRSSRLSGKGESSRQAFGSFDQSQRTSLPSFKSLAVEKEQSETA; encoded by the exons ATGGCGGTCCTAATGCATTTACACATTGTCATTTTTTTGGTCCTGGCTTTCTCTTTGTTCACAGCGACTGGTTCTGACCCTGCAAGTTCAG AGGAAGAATCATTGCCTAAATTTGCTTTCAGTTGGTTGGATGATAAAGACACGTTCCGGGCAGGTGATATCGCAAACATAAAGATTAAAGTACTGGAGCACGCTGACAGGCTTGATAGAAATGCTTTTAAGCCCATTCTTACTGTCAACGGAAAGATGGGGAATAGTTCTTATGTGTCGGGTGTTCTTTTTGATTTTGAGGGCGATCCTAGTGACTGGAGAATTTCCTTCACTGTGATCACTGTCGGGTTATTCAATGTGTTCATTGAGGAACACAATTTCCATGTGTTTGACTCTTCGATGCATTTCCAAGTTGAACCAG GTCAATTGTACCCGTCTGCCTGTGTTGCTTCATGGATGAATCTTATGAATGAGTTTGAAGCGGGGACGAGAGCGATAATTCTGATACTTTTAAAAGATGCATTTGGGAATAATATCTCTTCAACCGGTGAAGACCCAAGTTTGTATAATTTTACTGTATCATCACTTTATGTAAATGGCTCTGTTGCAAGTGTCCCAAACATCAGCTTCATGGGCTCAAATGAATTGGGTTATATCATCATTGAATTTATTGTTGTGCAAGCTGGAGACCTCTTATTACGAGTTGAAGGTGACAATGAAACTTTGAGGGGCTCTCCACTACCGTTTAAGGTGAACCCAG GACCTCTTGAGGTTTCCAATTGTATGGCCACATGGAACTTCGAACCAAATGGATGGCAACTATTCTCAAAGATGGAGATCTTCATATACCAGAAGGATCAATATGGGAACCTTGTTCCAGGATTGTATGAATTTGATGCTGAAGTTGTTGAAAAAGAGACGAACTTGTCTATACCCGTCGCAGATTTACACTTTGAAGAAGTCATGGCAGGAATtcagttattttcttttagcaatTTGGAACCGGGGAACTTCTTGCTCACAATATATGATATCAAGCATAATAAATGCATTTCCAATATGCCATACGCCTACACTGTCTTTGTAG GTTATTGTGATGGATTGAAAAGTGTTGTCAATGGATCTGGTTTAAATAACTCGATTGCTGGGGAAGTAGCAGAGTTCACGGTTTATTTGAAGGATCTTTATCAATACCCCTCAGCAGTTGAAGTAGAAAGGCTTCAAGTACAAATCGTTAGGGAAAGTGATTCCTATTATGTATCTCCAACCATATCTCCACTGCATGTCATCAACG GCAGTGAACCCACAAGAAGATTGAGATATGTTGCCACCAGCCAGATTGAAATGGCTCCTTCACCATCTTTTGAGCTGAGTAACAGT TCTACCGGCAGCACAAAAGTTCAGGCCAGTTCCTTTAATGTGGTGTATTCACCAGACAAGAGTGggatttatgaaatttatgtattttgcgGAAATGTTTTACTGAATGGTGGCCATTCATTCACAAAGGAAGTTATAGCAG GTGAAGTTAATACATCATTGTCAGGGGTTCTGAGATTTTCTCCCAAGGTGCCAAGGctgattaaaaatgaaataatagtgCAGCTCCTGGATTCATTTCAAAACCCTGTTTTCTCACAACAATCAAGGCTGAAATTAGAGATTGTGTCACGCAACAATTCTGAGTTTTCAAGTTGGATGTTTGTGGATAACAATGATGGGTCATACACTGTCCATTATATGGCTAAGGATGTTGGCACTTATGAGATGTGTGCTTCTTTCAATGGCATATCGTTCTCACCCTGCCCCTTTGGGGTCAATGTGTACAGTA GTGAATATTTTCCCTCTGCCTACTCTGACACAATATCAGTTTGGGAGGATGAGTCCATTGCTTTTGATGCTTTAGCAAATGGCTACTTTGCTGGTGATAATGCAAGTATTGCCGAATACACAAaa ccAGATCATGGTTCACTCGTACAGTATGGAAGGCATCTTAGATACACTCCTTACAAAGATTATTATGGGAATGATTCTTTTTCATACACAATGTCTGATATAAATGGCAATCTTGCTAGTGCTTCTGTAAATATTTCTGTTCTCAGTATCCCACCCCAGTTTGTTTCCTCCCCAAGTCTCTTGCAAGTAACTGAAGATGTGCTAAGTCCCAGATTTGG GGGTTTCTTTGGGTTTGAAATAAGATATTCAGATCAGATGGAGAACATCTCTATTATTCTTACTGCACAAGCTGGGACTGTTTTTTTGTCTCCTATGCTGATGCAATTTTGGGAGCCAATGTGGAGTGGACTTTCTGTAAACAGAGGGGGGGAAGAAGCAAAGGACTTGATCTTAGAAGGCCGTGTGGAAGTGATCAATTTTGCGCTTCAGTCAATTCAGTATCTTGG AAATCAGAACTTTAGTGGCAACGATACAATTCGAATCTCTACAAGGAACAAGAATGGAAAAATTGATTTGGATGTTCCCGTTATTGTGGAACCCATTAATGATCCTCCATTTATTCATGCTCCTGAATTTATCATCCTGAAGGGTAACGAAGATGAATCACTGATCTTTGACAGAGAAAGGGACGAGTTTGAGTTTTGCATTGGGGACCCTGATCTTCCTACGTTCCCTG GTGGTGATATTAACTTCTTAGTCACATTTTCTGTGGAAGTTAATGATGGATTTTTAGTCGCTAGTTTACCAGCTGACCTCATCGATACAACTGAACTGAAGCTAAAGCATAGTTATATGTGGCAACCTCTGCAGACATATGTTGCTATCTCAAAACATTTTGCAGTTAAAGCTAGTGGTATAAGGTTTCGAGGCTCGGTTAACGACTGCAACAGTATTATGCAACGGCTTTTTTATCAT GGTGGAGAACATGGTGCTGTTTTGACAATAACACTAAATGATATGGGAAACCATGGGTGTTATCCAGATTGTGCTGAAAGGGTTTCATTGCCTTTATACACTACAGCCACtgtaaatcttataagaaaaagGCCAATGAGTTCCTTCGTAGCTCATG CCCTCGGATCAGCTATCATCATCGAATTTCTTGTGGTATTTTCTTTTGGGGTGTTGCTTCTATTCTTTATATGCAAATGTGCAATTCTCCTagtaaatgaaagaagaaaccgGCACGCAAAGACTTCTGAGCCATCTATTTTGCAAAGCTCCTATGATCGAACT GATGCAACTCACTTCACTGGTTGTTTTTCAAGCTCCTTCTTGCCTGGCAGCCAATTGCCCAACTTTCGTAAGCG GTCAAGCCGTCTATCTGGGAAAGGAGAATCTAGCAGGCAAGCGTTTGGCTCTTTTGATCAAAGCCAGCGGACTTCTCTACCCAGTTTCAAGTCACTTGCTGTCGAGAAAGAGCAAAGTGAAACTGCTTGA